Proteins co-encoded in one Astyanax mexicanus isolate ESR-SI-001 chromosome 1, AstMex3_surface, whole genome shotgun sequence genomic window:
- the LOC107197813 gene encoding cystatin-like protein: MSVVLKLLLLGSVVVLQGSTQQWNNYADLPEEYRTHIDKALDEANKKLGGPFHIGYESLRTSPTITPTDWQVHVRLMVTECKKDRTKRHRDECAQRKPNTPWIDCLVCKKKGEEELIDCAKLADVKNRKQRERCLYRRGAGSLLAQKSGNDETTFGCIGCV, from the exons ATGAGTGTtgtgctgaagctgctgctgttgggTTCTGTGGTGGTTCTGCAGGGTTCTACTCAACAATGGAACAACTACGCAGATTTGCCTGAAGAATACAGAACACACATTGACAAGGCTCTGGATGAAGCCAATAAAAAATTGGGAGGTCCTTTTCATATTGGGTATGAATCTCTTCGGACCTCACCGACC ATTACACCCACAGACTGGCAAGTACATGTTCGTCTGATGGTCACTGAATGCAAAAAGGACCGTACTAAACGTCATAGAGACGAATGTGCTCAACGGAAGCCTAACACG CCCTGGATCGACTGCTTGGTGTGTAAGAAGAAAGGTGAGGAAGAATTGATTGACTGTGCAAAACTGGCGGATGTCAAGAAT aGAAAACAGCGAGAGCGGTGTCTGTACCGCCGCGGGGCAGGATCTCTGTTAGCCCAGAAAAGTGGGAATGATGAAACGACGTTTGGATGTATTGGGTGTgtctga